One window of Rasiella rasia genomic DNA carries:
- a CDS encoding TonB-dependent receptor, translated as MKNFLLLLTSLFVSQVIFSQTGVTGTINDGEFNDVLPFANVIIKDTKKGTTSDFEGKYSLDLEPGSYTLVFSFVGYQTTEITDVIVSDGQMTTTNITLQASAGQLDEVVITTTARQNTEAAVLSFQKNSVNLLDGLSLETIKKTGASDIASAVKNVPGVSIQGGKFVYVRGLGDRYTKSILNGVDVPGLDPDRNTLQLDIFPTQILENVIVIKAATADKPADFTGGVVDIVTKDIPTREEYSVSVGATYNSNFHFKDSYLTSETSNTDILGFDNGLRDNPLNANQTVPLPQENGEVVSVITQRFEERMAAQRETSFLDFNFSATAGNQYEIGDKKLGYLASLSYRNETSYYDEYINGQIFRKDEADKSNFELLADRTQNGELGNNNVLISALAGLSLKSEKSKYRFNVLHVQNGESQASIFRQSNFIISSNNVIKDNLIYTQRSITNGLVSGKHSLGDDNDWTVEWALSPTLAKIEDKDFRVTPFRVSTNPDTGEETFTIEPSESGVPSRFFRDLEEINLAGKLDIEKKHSLFSYDAKTKFGGGYTFKNRTFEVVKFSIPVLNFPSASINGDPDLILADENVYDPATNSGFYIRQDSNDSDSYDSDVSVASGYVSEEFKITDWINAVAGVRFEQFNLTYTGERQDGTTLNAAEILNKADFFPSVNLIFDLNEEGDKKIRSSFARTTARPSFKEASLAEIFDPISSTTFIGNIDLQPTYINNFDVRFEKYGESGDFFALSGFYKSFKDPIELSFIRRAYGQYTPLNLGDASVFGGEFEVRKNLGFIRGLDNINFNVNFSLIESQQEYSEDEREGRLDNLRDGETLDDTRQLQGQSPYLLNLGFNYEDNGWNGGLFYNSQGKTLQIVGAGDVADVYTLPFHNLKLNLSKSFGENRNSTISLKFENILDDKVESIYQSFGGEDQLYSRWSPGQDISLSYSVRF; from the coding sequence ATGAAAAATTTTTTACTATTACTAACTAGCCTTTTCGTTTCACAAGTAATTTTCAGTCAGACAGGGGTCACAGGAACCATTAATGACGGTGAGTTTAACGATGTGCTTCCATTTGCAAATGTTATTATAAAAGACACTAAAAAAGGTACCACATCAGACTTTGAAGGAAAGTACAGTCTAGATTTAGAGCCAGGATCGTATACCTTGGTTTTTTCGTTTGTGGGATATCAAACTACCGAAATAACCGATGTTATTGTTTCAGATGGTCAAATGACTACTACCAATATTACATTACAAGCAAGTGCTGGGCAGCTAGACGAAGTTGTGATTACAACTACAGCTCGTCAGAATACAGAGGCCGCCGTACTTAGTTTTCAAAAGAATTCGGTTAACCTTTTAGACGGACTTTCATTAGAGACTATAAAAAAGACTGGCGCTAGTGATATTGCGAGTGCAGTAAAAAATGTTCCTGGTGTATCTATACAAGGAGGAAAATTTGTTTATGTAAGAGGTTTGGGTGATCGATACACAAAATCTATTTTAAATGGTGTTGACGTGCCAGGTTTAGATCCAGACCGAAATACCTTACAACTTGATATTTTTCCAACGCAGATTCTCGAAAATGTAATTGTAATTAAAGCAGCAACAGCAGACAAACCAGCAGATTTTACAGGTGGTGTAGTAGATATTGTCACAAAAGACATTCCTACAAGAGAAGAATATAGCGTTTCCGTTGGAGCAACGTATAATTCTAATTTTCACTTTAAGGATAGTTATTTAACTTCTGAAACAAGTAATACAGACATACTTGGTTTCGACAATGGATTAAGAGATAATCCATTAAACGCTAACCAAACAGTACCATTACCACAAGAAAATGGCGAGGTAGTTTCAGTAATTACTCAGCGTTTTGAAGAACGTATGGCTGCACAACGAGAAACTAGTTTTTTAGATTTTAATTTTTCAGCAACAGCTGGTAATCAGTACGAAATTGGAGATAAGAAGTTAGGGTATTTGGCTTCATTGTCATACAGAAATGAAACGTCTTATTACGATGAGTACATAAATGGTCAGATTTTTAGAAAAGACGAAGCAGATAAATCGAACTTCGAACTACTTGCAGACCGTACTCAAAATGGAGAGCTAGGAAACAACAATGTTTTAATTAGTGCATTGGCAGGGCTATCGCTAAAATCTGAGAAGTCGAAATACAGATTTAATGTGTTACACGTTCAGAATGGCGAATCTCAAGCTTCTATTTTTAGACAAAGTAATTTTATAATTAGTAGTAATAATGTAATTAAAGATAACCTAATTTACACACAACGTTCTATTACAAATGGTTTAGTAAGCGGAAAACATTCGTTAGGAGATGACAACGATTGGACTGTAGAATGGGCGTTATCACCAACCTTGGCTAAAATTGAAGATAAAGATTTTAGAGTAACCCCGTTTAGAGTATCTACCAATCCTGATACTGGAGAAGAAACCTTTACTATTGAGCCTAGTGAATCTGGTGTGCCTTCAAGATTTTTTAGAGACTTGGAGGAAATTAACCTAGCAGGAAAATTAGATATCGAGAAAAAACACTCCCTGTTTAGTTACGATGCAAAAACAAAGTTTGGAGGAGGCTATACCTTTAAAAACAGGACATTTGAAGTTGTAAAATTCTCTATTCCAGTATTAAACTTCCCTTCAGCATCAATTAATGGTGATCCCGATTTAATTTTAGCAGACGAAAATGTTTATGATCCAGCGACTAACAGTGGTTTTTACATTAGACAAGATTCTAACGACTCAGACTCATACGATTCTGACGTCTCTGTAGCTTCGGGATATGTTTCTGAAGAATTTAAAATAACCGACTGGATTAATGCGGTGGCGGGTGTTCGTTTTGAGCAGTTTAATTTAACATACACTGGAGAAAGACAAGATGGTACAACGTTAAATGCTGCTGAAATTTTAAACAAGGCAGATTTCTTTCCTTCTGTTAACTTAATTTTCGATTTAAACGAAGAAGGAGACAAGAAGATTAGATCGTCTTTTGCTCGTACAACGGCAAGACCGTCATTTAAAGAAGCTTCTTTGGCCGAAATTTTTGATCCAATTAGTAGCACTACTTTTATTGGAAACATAGACCTACAGCCAACCTATATTAATAACTTCGATGTACGATTTGAAAAGTATGGAGAGTCTGGCGACTTTTTTGCATTGAGTGGTTTTTATAAGTCTTTTAAAGACCCAATCGAACTCTCTTTTATTCGAAGAGCTTATGGGCAATACACCCCATTAAATTTAGGTGATGCTTCGGTATTTGGTGGAGAATTTGAAGTGAGAAAAAACCTTGGTTTTATCCGTGGACTAGACAACATCAATTTCAACGTAAACTTTTCACTAATCGAATCTCAACAAGAGTATAGTGAAGACGAAAGAGAAGGAAGATTAGATAATTTAAGAGATGGAGAAACTTTAGATGATACTCGTCAACTTCAAGGGCAGTCTCCTTACCTTTTAAACCTAGGTTTCAATTATGAAGACAATGGCTGGAATGGAGGTCTTTTTTACAACTCACAAGGAAAAACACTTCAAATTGTAGGTGCCGGTGATGTAGCCGACGTATACACATTACCATTTCACAACTTAAAGCTTAACTTATCTAAAAGCTTTGGTGAAAACAGAAACTCAACAATATCATTAAAATTTGAGAACATTTTAGATGATAAAGTTGAAAGCATATACCAATCGTTTGGTGGAGAAGACCAATTGTATTCAAGATGGAGTCCTGGACAGGATATTAGCCTAAGCTATAGTGTTAGGTTTTAA
- a CDS encoding toxin-antitoxin system YwqK family antitoxin has translation MKNILSLLVVCLFANVAVAQQCSKTCSKDVKDKYVLVDGLIQATLYHDNGVVAQKGFYNQENKLQGEWISFDRLGNKTAVAQYNNGNKVGTWKFYQGDTMKEVTYANSKVAKVSTWEATDTRVVSYK, from the coding sequence ATGAAAAATATTCTTTCTCTTTTAGTAGTGTGTTTATTTGCGAATGTAGCAGTAGCACAGCAATGTAGTAAGACATGTAGTAAAGATGTAAAAGACAAATATGTGTTAGTAGATGGACTTATTCAAGCCACATTATACCATGATAACGGAGTTGTTGCACAAAAAGGATTTTACAACCAAGAAAACAAATTACAGGGTGAGTGGATTAGTTTTGACAGATTGGGAAATAAAACCGCTGTTGCACAATACAATAATGGTAACAAAGTAGGTACTTGGAAGTTTTACCAAGGAGATACTATGAAAGAGGTAACGTATGCTAATTCTAAAGTAGCCAAGGTAAGTACTTGGGAAGCAACAGATACTCGAGTAGTTTCTTATAAATAA
- a CDS encoding porin — translation MKLNYLLVVIALLLMHSTAAQEISDTKFGKGLINFVAKDSSFSVKFAPRIQSRFNTTWNHNGDSYDAAEYNFSIRRARLKFDGFAYSPKLKYKLELGLSNRDISGGNQFNRNTSRIILDAVVKWNFYENFELWAGQTKLPGNVERVVSSANLQLIDRSLLNSRFNIDRDVGIQIRHKTNLGGDVIMKEKIAISQGEGRNVTQGNEGGLQYTGRLEFLPFGEFAAKGDYSQGDLKREQSAKLMVGLTYDYNQDAVKTRSNLGSYMFLEDGSLYETDITTFFADAMFKYKGFAFMGEYALRDAANPIAIEEDGTETGDIVSVGNALNTQVSYLFKTNYEITGRFTTLDFDSVTGRSPQEQYTVGFSKYVVGHKLKIQADISYTTRDGNEDNIMLRTGFDLHF, via the coding sequence ATGAAATTGAATTACCTATTAGTGGTAATTGCATTATTATTAATGCACTCTACCGCTGCACAAGAAATTAGCGATACAAAATTTGGCAAAGGCCTCATTAATTTTGTAGCTAAGGACAGTTCCTTTAGTGTGAAATTTGCGCCTCGTATACAAAGCAGATTCAATACTACCTGGAACCATAACGGCGATAGTTATGATGCTGCTGAATATAACTTCTCAATAAGAAGAGCGCGTTTAAAATTTGACGGTTTTGCATATTCTCCAAAATTGAAATATAAACTTGAATTGGGATTATCGAACCGAGATATTTCTGGCGGAAACCAATTTAACCGAAACACTTCTCGAATTATTCTTGACGCTGTAGTGAAGTGGAATTTCTACGAAAATTTCGAACTATGGGCAGGTCAGACAAAATTACCCGGTAACGTAGAACGCGTTGTTTCTTCTGCAAATCTTCAATTAATTGATCGTTCTTTATTAAATAGCCGTTTCAACATAGATCGTGATGTAGGTATTCAAATACGTCATAAAACCAACTTAGGAGGTGATGTTATCATGAAAGAAAAAATTGCCATCTCTCAAGGAGAAGGACGAAACGTCACCCAAGGAAATGAAGGTGGACTGCAATATACGGGTCGTTTAGAGTTTCTACCCTTCGGAGAATTTGCGGCGAAGGGAGATTACAGCCAAGGCGATTTAAAGCGCGAGCAATCCGCAAAATTAATGGTTGGTCTTACATACGATTATAACCAGGACGCGGTTAAAACACGTAGCAATTTAGGTTCGTATATGTTTTTAGAAGATGGCTCTCTCTACGAAACGGACATTACAACCTTCTTTGCAGATGCCATGTTTAAATATAAAGGCTTTGCTTTTATGGGAGAATATGCCCTACGAGATGCGGCAAATCCCATTGCTATTGAAGAGGATGGTACAGAAACAGGCGACATTGTAAGCGTAGGAAACGCCTTAAATACCCAAGTAAGTTATTTATTCAAAACTAATTACGAAATTACAGGAAGATTTACGACATTAGATTTCGACTCAGTTACAGGTAGAAGCCCGCAAGAGCAATACACTGTAGGTTTTTCAAAATATGTGGTAGGACACAAACTAAAAATTCAAGCAGATATAAGCTATACCACCCGTGATGGCAATGAAGATAACATCATGTTGAGAACAGGGTTTGATTTACATTTTTAA
- a CDS encoding inorganic phosphate transporter has protein sequence MENIYLLMLVALVILAVLDIIVGVSNDAINFLNSAIGSKAISMRTIMIVASLGIFIGAVYSSGLMEVARKGIFVPAMFTFDEIMMIFMAVMITDILLLDFFNTLGLPTSTTVSIVFNLLGAAIVISLIKIGAADDKTIADIGEYINSKKAFEIIRGILMSVVIAFSVGAIVQWISRFIFTFQNEKKIKSFGAIFGGIALTAITYFIFLKGLKGTPAYSDMKESIEGNEVIIIAIAFVAWTLLSYLFEKIFKKTILLVVIAVGTFGLALAFSGNDLVNFIGVPMAAYHSYEAWSASGVDPSLFTMEVLNSKMPAEPFLLFIAGGIMVVTLWLSKKAKTVAETEISLSRQGETHEKFQPNMLSRVIVKGATYLSSGVSYLLPESTKGKLESRFKKTEIKVLNKDQNANAPAFDMIRASVNLMVAGILISIATTMKLPLSTTYVTFMVAMGTSLADKAWGRESAVYRVAGVLNVIGGWFMTAIGALIAAGTVVFLINWNKEVMIPILLLLTAILLLRNYLSHKKKANISLDPSKLKKNESSTVQGIISESAENITNVISRTNKIYTIVLKGLAKEDSSALKKGRKQVDKLDAEIEELRDNIFYLIKNLDETSVRGSNFYITILAFLTDISQSLDFIAKRSYKHISNNHKKLKFSQTKDLQEIDQTLSSVLEEIEEIFNSRKFERISFVLTRKPELEAMLSEKIQKQIDRTRSEESSPKNTTLYFNILLETKDLTTGIMNLMEEYYSSYKRE, from the coding sequence ATGGAGAATATTTATTTATTAATGCTAGTAGCGCTGGTGATATTAGCAGTGTTAGATATTATTGTTGGAGTAAGTAATGATGCTATCAACTTTTTGAATTCCGCTATTGGATCAAAAGCAATTTCTATGAGAACCATTATGATTGTGGCAAGTCTCGGTATTTTTATCGGAGCTGTCTACTCTAGCGGACTTATGGAAGTGGCCCGAAAAGGTATTTTTGTGCCAGCCATGTTTACCTTCGATGAAATCATGATGATTTTTATGGCTGTGATGATTACAGACATTCTTTTACTCGATTTCTTTAACACGCTGGGCTTACCAACTTCTACAACAGTTTCTATTGTATTTAACTTATTAGGTGCAGCTATTGTTATCTCTTTAATTAAAATTGGAGCCGCAGACGATAAAACAATTGCAGACATAGGAGAATATATTAACTCTAAGAAAGCGTTTGAAATTATTCGTGGAATATTAATGTCTGTTGTTATTGCCTTTAGTGTTGGAGCTATTGTTCAATGGATTTCAAGGTTCATATTTACCTTTCAAAACGAAAAGAAAATCAAATCGTTTGGAGCTATTTTTGGTGGAATAGCACTTACCGCTATTACTTATTTTATCTTTTTAAAAGGCCTTAAAGGAACTCCAGCCTATAGCGATATGAAAGAGTCTATAGAAGGTAATGAGGTTATTATAATTGCCATTGCCTTTGTGGCTTGGACCTTACTTTCTTATTTATTTGAAAAGATATTCAAGAAAACAATTCTTTTAGTTGTTATTGCCGTTGGTACATTCGGATTAGCATTGGCTTTTTCAGGGAACGATTTAGTAAACTTTATTGGTGTACCCATGGCAGCCTATCACTCGTATGAAGCTTGGAGTGCATCTGGGGTTGATCCTTCTCTTTTTACTATGGAAGTTCTTAACAGCAAAATGCCTGCTGAACCTTTCCTTCTATTTATTGCTGGAGGTATTATGGTGGTTACGTTGTGGCTTTCTAAAAAGGCGAAAACAGTGGCTGAAACAGAAATTAGTCTGTCACGTCAGGGAGAAACACATGAAAAGTTTCAACCAAATATGCTTTCTAGAGTTATTGTAAAAGGAGCGACCTATCTCTCTAGTGGTGTTAGTTATTTACTTCCAGAAAGCACAAAAGGTAAGCTTGAATCTCGATTCAAAAAAACCGAAATCAAAGTACTGAATAAAGATCAAAACGCCAACGCACCAGCATTCGATATGATTCGTGCTTCTGTAAACCTAATGGTAGCAGGTATTTTGATTTCTATTGCCACAACCATGAAATTACCGTTATCTACAACATACGTAACTTTTATGGTGGCAATGGGTACATCTCTTGCAGATAAGGCGTGGGGACGAGAAAGTGCTGTTTATCGCGTAGCCGGTGTGCTAAATGTAATTGGAGGATGGTTTATGACAGCCATCGGAGCATTAATCGCTGCAGGAACTGTGGTTTTCTTAATAAACTGGAACAAGGAAGTTATGATTCCTATCCTTTTATTGCTTACGGCAATTCTACTATTAAGAAACTATCTTTCACATAAGAAAAAAGCAAATATATCTTTAGACCCAAGTAAACTTAAGAAGAACGAAAGTAGTACTGTACAAGGTATAATTTCTGAAAGTGCAGAAAACATTACAAATGTAATTTCTCGCACTAATAAAATTTATACAATTGTCTTGAAAGGTCTTGCTAAAGAAGACTCTTCTGCACTCAAGAAAGGAAGAAAACAAGTAGATAAGCTAGATGCTGAAATTGAGGAACTACGTGATAATATTTTCTATCTCATTAAAAACTTAGATGAAACGAGTGTACGAGGAAGTAATTTCTACATCACAATCTTAGCCTTTCTTACAGATATCTCACAGTCGTTAGATTTTATTGCTAAAAGAAGCTACAAGCATATTAGCAACAACCATAAGAAATTAAAATTCAGTCAGACCAAAGATCTTCAAGAAATAGATCAAACGTTAAGTTCGGTTTTGGAAGAAATTGAAGAGATTTTTAATAGTCGCAAGTTTGAACGAATTAGTTTTGTATTAACAAGAAAACCTGAATTAGAAGCAATGCTTTCAGAAAAAATTCAGAAGCAAATAGATCGTACTCGAAGTGAAGAATCCAGTCCTAAAAATACAACCTTGTATTTCAACATTCTACTGGAAACAAAAGACCTTACTACAGGCATCATGAACCTGATGGAAGAGTATTACTCTAGTTACAAACGCGAGTAA
- a CDS encoding DUF6503 family protein: MKFYIVLFILLTATAKGVFAQKLTASQVLERAIAYHDPSNNWETFNDTFQVTMTTENNADRVSNITINLPKEYFSVTATRDGVETFFTLDKEKCTTSSKDSVTDKGARTPCETATLYKNYYTYLYGLPMKLKDPGTNLSPKVERVTFKGKEYLKLKATYDEAVGSDVWFFYFNPKTYAMEVYQFFKGDPTGAGKDTGEYILLSEESTVGGIIMPKIRAWYYNKEDKYLGSDTITN; encoded by the coding sequence ATGAAATTTTACATTGTATTATTTATTCTTCTTACGGCAACTGCTAAAGGTGTTTTTGCCCAAAAATTAACCGCATCCCAAGTACTAGAAAGGGCTATTGCTTATCATGACCCAAGCAACAACTGGGAAACGTTTAATGATACGTTTCAGGTTACAATGACTACCGAAAACAATGCAGACAGGGTAAGCAACATAACCATAAATCTACCCAAAGAATATTTCAGCGTAACAGCAACGCGCGATGGCGTAGAAACCTTTTTTACCTTAGATAAGGAAAAGTGTACCACAAGCAGTAAAGACTCGGTAACGGACAAAGGAGCAAGAACCCCGTGCGAAACAGCTACGCTTTATAAAAACTATTACACCTACCTCTACGGTCTTCCTATGAAATTGAAAGATCCTGGTACAAACCTTTCTCCAAAAGTAGAGCGGGTTACCTTTAAAGGCAAAGAATACCTAAAGCTAAAGGCAACGTATGATGAAGCCGTAGGTAGCGATGTATGGTTTTTTTATTTCAACCCAAAAACTTATGCCATGGAGGTGTATCAATTCTTTAAGGGAGACCCTACTGGTGCTGGTAAGGATACGGGTGAATACATTCTACTTTCCGAAGAAAGTACTGTTGGCGGTATTATAATGCCAAAAATACGGGCGTGGTATTACAATAAAGAAGATAAGTATTTAGGTTCCGATACGATTACCAACTAA
- a CDS encoding ribonucleoside-diphosphate reductase subunit alpha: MNVVKRDGRKEPIMFDKITSRVRKLCYGLNELVDPVKVAMRVIEGLYDGVTTSELDNLAAEIAATMTTSHPDYARLAARISVSNLHKNTKKSFSEVMTDLYEYVNPRTGKKAPLLSDEVHKVIMDNAEELDSTIIYNRDFGYDYFGFKTLERSYLLKLNGQIVERPQHMLMRVSVGIHPTDLAAAKETYELMSKKYFTHATPTLFNSGTPKPQMSSCFLLTMKDDSIDGIYDTLKQTAKISQSAGGIGLSIHNIRATGSYIAGTNGTSNGIVPMLRVFNDTARYVDQGGGKRKGSFAIYMETWHADIMDFLDLKKNHGKEEMRARDLFYAMWISDLFMKRVQEDGEWTLMCPNECPGLCDVHSEEFEAMYLKYEAEDKGRKTIRARELWEKILESQIETGTPYMLYKDAANRKSNQKNLGTIRSSNLCTEIMEYTSPDEVAVCNLASIALPMFVKNREFDHKELFKVTKRVTKNLNRVIDRNYYPVKEAENSNFRHRPVGLGIQGLADTFIKMRLPFTCDEAKKVNQEIFETLYFAAVTASMEEAKVDGPYESYKGSPISEGLFQHNLWNIKDEELSGRWDWGKLRKDVKKHGVRNSLLVAPMPTASTSQILGNNEAFEPYTSNIYTRRVLSGEFIVVNKHLLEDLVELGLWNDDLKEEIMRANGSIQDVDNIPQDLKELYKTVWELSMKDIIDMSRHRGYFIDQSQSLNLFMENANMAKLTSMHFYAWKSGLKTGMYYLRTKSAVDAIKFTLKNDSKEQPEPAVAEATTVTATKAVNDKPLTAKELKTLLQQSKEAENDEDCLMCGS, translated from the coding sequence ATGAATGTAGTAAAAAGAGACGGCCGCAAAGAGCCCATTATGTTTGACAAGATCACTTCGCGTGTTCGAAAATTGTGCTACGGCCTAAACGAATTAGTAGACCCAGTAAAGGTCGCTATGCGCGTAATAGAAGGTCTTTACGATGGCGTAACTACAAGTGAGTTGGATAATTTGGCCGCAGAAATTGCAGCTACCATGACGACCTCACACCCAGATTATGCACGTCTTGCCGCTAGAATTTCGGTCTCGAACCTACATAAAAACACAAAGAAGTCATTTTCAGAAGTGATGACAGACCTGTACGAATATGTAAATCCGCGTACAGGAAAGAAAGCTCCTTTGCTTAGTGATGAGGTGCATAAAGTAATTATGGATAATGCAGAAGAATTAGATTCTACCATTATCTATAACCGAGATTTTGGGTATGACTATTTCGGTTTTAAAACCTTAGAACGTTCGTATCTATTAAAGCTTAATGGGCAAATTGTTGAGCGTCCGCAGCATATGCTAATGCGTGTTTCTGTTGGAATTCACCCAACCGATTTAGCAGCGGCTAAAGAGACCTACGAATTAATGTCTAAAAAGTACTTTACGCACGCTACCCCAACACTTTTTAATAGTGGTACCCCAAAACCTCAAATGTCTTCATGTTTCTTGCTTACCATGAAAGACGATAGTATAGACGGTATTTACGATACTCTAAAACAAACTGCTAAAATTTCACAATCTGCTGGAGGTATCGGATTGTCTATTCATAACATTCGTGCAACCGGATCGTACATTGCAGGTACTAATGGTACATCAAATGGTATTGTGCCAATGCTACGTGTATTTAATGACACAGCGCGTTATGTAGACCAAGGAGGCGGAAAACGTAAAGGTTCTTTTGCCATCTACATGGAAACATGGCATGCAGACATTATGGATTTCTTAGACCTAAAGAAGAACCACGGAAAAGAAGAAATGCGCGCTCGTGATTTGTTTTACGCTATGTGGATTTCAGATTTGTTCATGAAGCGTGTACAGGAAGATGGGGAGTGGACCCTCATGTGCCCGAACGAATGTCCTGGCTTATGCGATGTGCATAGCGAAGAATTTGAAGCCATGTACCTTAAATATGAAGCCGAAGACAAAGGAAGAAAAACAATTAGAGCCCGTGAGCTGTGGGAGAAAATATTAGAATCTCAAATTGAAACAGGAACGCCTTACATGTTGTACAAAGATGCAGCAAACCGTAAGAGCAACCAGAAAAATTTAGGAACCATTCGTTCGTCTAACTTATGTACAGAAATTATGGAGTATACATCTCCAGACGAAGTGGCTGTATGTAACTTAGCTTCTATTGCGTTACCTATGTTTGTGAAAAATAGAGAATTTGATCATAAAGAATTGTTTAAAGTAACCAAACGCGTTACCAAAAACTTAAACAGAGTTATAGATCGTAATTACTACCCAGTAAAAGAAGCAGAGAACTCTAATTTCCGTCATAGACCAGTAGGATTAGGAATTCAAGGGTTGGCAGATACGTTCATTAAAATGCGTTTGCCATTTACTTGTGATGAGGCTAAAAAAGTGAATCAAGAAATTTTTGAAACACTCTATTTTGCAGCAGTAACCGCTTCTATGGAAGAAGCCAAAGTAGATGGGCCTTACGAGTCTTACAAAGGTTCGCCGATTTCCGAAGGACTCTTTCAACACAACCTATGGAATATTAAAGACGAAGAACTAAGCGGCCGATGGGACTGGGGGAAACTGCGTAAAGATGTGAAGAAACATGGAGTGCGTAACTCACTGCTAGTGGCGCCAATGCCAACAGCATCTACCTCACAAATTTTAGGAAACAACGAAGCTTTTGAGCCGTACACTTCTAACATTTATACAAGACGTGTGTTAAGTGGTGAATTTATTGTTGTAAACAAACATTTGTTGGAAGACTTGGTAGAATTAGGTCTATGGAACGACGATTTAAAAGAAGAAATCATGCGTGCTAATGGGTCTATTCAGGACGTAGACAATATTCCACAAGACTTAAAAGAGCTGTACAAAACAGTTTGGGAACTAAGTATGAAAGACATTATAGACATGTCTCGCCATAGAGGATATTTTATAGACCAGTCACAATCGCTTAACCTATTTATGGAAAACGCGAACATGGCAAAACTGACTTCTATGCACTTTTACGCATGGAAGAGCGGCTTAAAAACAGGGATGTATTACTTGCGTACGAAGAGTGCAGTAGATGCTATTAAATTTACGTTGAAAAATGATAGTAAAGAACAACCTGAGCCTGCTGTGGCAGAAGCTACAACAGTAACAGCTACGAAGGCTGTAAACGACAAACCGTTAACTGCAAAAGAATTAAAAACGCTGTTGCAGCAGTCTAAAGAGGCTGAAAATGATGAAGATTGTTTAATGTGTGGGTCTTAA
- a CDS encoding ribonucleotide-diphosphate reductase subunit beta, with protein sequence MSAVEPILEENKDRFVIFPIQHHDIWEWYKKSEASFWTAEEIDLHQDLTDWTQKLNDDERYFIKHILAFFAASDGIVNENLAENFVNEVQYSEAKFFYGFQIMMENIHSETYSLLIDTYVKDETEKDKLFNAIETFPAIKKKADWALKWIDSPSFAERLIAFAAVEGIFFSGAFCSIFWLKKRGLMPGLTFSNELISRDEGVHCDFAVHLHNHHLVNKVPKDRIREIIVDALNIEREFITESLPASLIGMNSKLMTQYLEFVTDRLLVELQCEKEYNTSNPFDFMDMISLQGKTNFFEKRVSEYQKAGVTNKDKESNKISFDADF encoded by the coding sequence ATGAGCGCAGTAGAACCCATTTTAGAAGAAAACAAAGACAGATTTGTAATTTTTCCAATTCAACATCATGACATTTGGGAATGGTACAAAAAATCTGAGGCTAGTTTTTGGACGGCAGAAGAAATTGATTTGCACCAAGATTTAACAGATTGGACGCAAAAATTGAATGACGATGAGCGTTATTTTATTAAACATATTTTAGCATTTTTTGCTGCAAGTGATGGGATTGTTAATGAGAATCTAGCCGAAAATTTTGTAAATGAAGTTCAGTATTCTGAAGCAAAATTCTTCTATGGTTTCCAGATAATGATGGAGAATATTCATTCTGAAACCTACTCATTACTTATTGATACTTATGTAAAGGACGAAACAGAAAAAGACAAATTGTTTAACGCAATTGAAACGTTCCCTGCAATTAAGAAAAAAGCAGATTGGGCATTAAAATGGATTGATAGTCCGAGTTTTGCCGAACGTCTTATCGCCTTTGCTGCAGTAGAAGGAATTTTCTTTTCTGGTGCGTTCTGTTCTATATTCTGGTTAAAGAAGAGAGGCCTAATGCCTGGACTAACCTTCTCTAATGAGCTTATCTCTAGAGATGAAGGAGTGCATTGCGATTTTGCTGTGCATTTACACAACCACCATTTAGTAAATAAAGTACCTAAGGACCGCATTCGTGAAATTATTGTTGATGCTTTAAACATTGAAAGAGAATTTATTACAGAATCTCTTCCGGCAAGTTTAATTGGTATGAACTCGAAACTTATGACACAATACCTAGAGTTTGTTACAGACAGACTTTTGGTAGAATTACAATGCGAGAAAGAATATAATACTAGCAATCCATTCGACTTTATGGATATGATTTCCCTACAAGGAAAAACGAATTTCTTTGAGAAACGCGTTTCTGAATATCAAAAAGCTGGTGTTACCAACAAAGACAAAGAATCGAATAAAATTAGTTTCGACGCAGATTTTTAG